One genomic window of Sphingomonas sp. C3-2 includes the following:
- the gcvT gene encoding glycine cleavage system aminomethyltransferase GcvT has product MSDDAEQNDMTPLPLDAWHRAQGARLVSFAGYAMPIQYEGIMAEHQWTRENAGLFDVSHMGQLGFGGAGVAKALELILPGNIQELAPGKMRYSLLLDESGGIHDDLMVTRLPETGPFDDAAIYMVVNGATKYDDIGYLREYLPDEISMNHMDDQALLALQGPKAVTVLQRIVPGVENLYFMEAGAFEWNGTTLWISRSGYTGEDGFEISVPADNVEQLAQALVDQDEVKPIGLGARDSLRLEAGLPLYGHDVTLETDPITADLTFAMQKRRREEGGFMGADIVLKTLAEGPARKRVGLSITGRLPAREGAEIFVGDEKVGVVTSGGFAPSVGAPIAMGYVTAALSAPGTPLQIEVRGKRIDAVVASTPFVPHRYHRKGAAK; this is encoded by the coding sequence ATGAGCGACGACGCTGAACAGAACGACATGACCCCGCTGCCCCTCGATGCTTGGCATCGTGCCCAGGGCGCGCGCCTCGTGTCCTTCGCCGGCTATGCCATGCCCATCCAGTATGAAGGCATCATGGCCGAACATCAGTGGACGCGCGAAAATGCGGGCCTGTTCGATGTCAGCCATATGGGCCAGCTCGGCTTTGGTGGGGCAGGCGTTGCCAAGGCGCTCGAACTGATCCTGCCCGGCAATATTCAGGAACTCGCCCCCGGCAAGATGCGCTATTCGCTGCTGCTCGACGAAAGCGGCGGCATCCACGACGATCTCATGGTTACGCGCCTGCCTGAAACCGGCCCGTTCGACGATGCCGCCATCTACATGGTCGTGAACGGCGCCACCAAATATGACGATATCGGCTATCTGCGCGAATATCTGCCCGACGAAATTTCCATGAACCATATGGACGATCAGGCGCTGCTCGCGCTGCAGGGCCCCAAGGCGGTCACCGTGCTCCAGCGGATCGTTCCGGGCGTCGAAAATCTCTATTTCATGGAAGCCGGCGCGTTTGAATGGAACGGCACCACGCTCTGGATCAGCCGTTCGGGCTATACCGGCGAGGACGGCTTTGAAATCTCGGTCCCGGCCGACAATGTCGAACAGCTGGCGCAGGCACTCGTCGATCAGGACGAGGTGAAGCCCATCGGCCTCGGCGCGCGCGATTCGCTGCGCCTTGAGGCGGGGTTGCCGCTCTACGGCCATGACGTCACGCTCGAAACCGATCCCATCACCGCCGATCTCACCTTCGCCATGCAAAAGCGCCGGCGCGAGGAAGGCGGCTTCATGGGCGCCGATATAGTGCTGAAGACGCTGGCCGAGGGCCCCGCGCGCAAGCGTGTCGGCCTGTCGATCACCGGGCGTCTGCCCGCGCGCGAAGGCGCTGAAATCTTTGTCGGCGATGAAAAGGTCGGCGTCGTCACCTCGGGCGGTTTCGCGCCCAGCGTCGGCGCTCCCATCGCCATGGGTTATGTCACGGCGGCGCTCAGCGCGCCGGGCACCCCGCTGCAGATCGAGGTCCGGGGCAAGCGGATCGACGCGGTCGTCGCGTCGACGCCCTTCGTGCCCCATCGTTATCATCGCAAAGGAGCTGCGAAATGA
- a CDS encoding class I SAM-dependent methyltransferase: MTEPNAASRWDAGDYAKNAAFVPALGAPVLALLAPRAGERILDLGCGDGVLTQALVEAGASVLGVDASADMVAAAVARGLDAHVADGQALDFVEAFDAVFSNAALHWMLDGAAVAAGVFRALRPGGRFVGEMGGHGNVAVLRRALRAELAERGYPLPADDPQWYPTPEAFSAIYAAAGFVDIEARLIPRPTPLPAGAAGWYKTFRAGFLDTAQVPDAEQDGVAAAAAERAAPELLQPDGQWIADYVRLRFTMRKPD; encoded by the coding sequence GTGACCGAGCCGAACGCCGCGAGCCGCTGGGATGCGGGCGATTACGCGAAAAACGCGGCGTTCGTTCCTGCGCTTGGCGCGCCGGTGCTTGCCCTGCTCGCGCCCCGTGCGGGGGAGCGGATCCTCGATCTCGGCTGTGGCGACGGCGTTTTGACGCAGGCGCTGGTCGAGGCCGGGGCTTCGGTCCTCGGCGTCGATGCGTCGGCGGATATGGTTGCGGCGGCGGTGGCGCGCGGGCTCGATGCTCATGTCGCCGATGGCCAGGCGCTCGATTTCGTCGAGGCGTTCGACGCGGTGTTCAGCAACGCCGCGCTCCACTGGATGCTCGACGGTGCCGCCGTTGCGGCGGGCGTGTTCCGCGCGCTTCGGCCCGGCGGGCGCTTCGTCGGCGAAATGGGCGGCCACGGCAATGTCGCGGTGCTCCGGCGGGCGCTGCGCGCCGAACTCGCCGAACGCGGCTATCCGCTTCCGGCAGACGACCCGCAATGGTATCCGACGCCCGAGGCCTTTTCGGCGATCTACGCCGCGGCGGGCTTTGTCGATATCGAGGCGCGGCTCATTCCGCGTCCCACCCCGCTGCCCGCCGGTGCCGCCGGCTGGTACAAGACTTTCCGGGCCGGTTTCCTCGATACCGCCCAGGTGCCCGATGCCGAGCAGGACGGCGTTGCCGCCGCCGCGGCAGAGCGCGCTGCCCCCGAATTGCTTCAACCCGATGGACAATGGATCGCAGACTATGTCCGCCTGCGGTTCACGATGAGAAAGCCTGATTGA
- the gcvH gene encoding glycine cleavage system protein GcvH — protein MSRYFTEDHEWVDVDGETATVGITDYAQEQLGDIVFVEVPEEGKAVSKGDEAAVVESVKAASDVYAPVSGTVVEGNAALVDDPALVNSSAEEDGWFFRITLSDASELDGLMDENAYKAFVEKL, from the coding sequence ATGAGCCGTTATTTCACCGAAGATCATGAATGGGTTGATGTAGACGGCGAAACCGCGACGGTCGGCATCACCGACTATGCGCAGGAACAGCTGGGCGACATCGTGTTCGTCGAAGTCCCCGAAGAGGGCAAGGCCGTCTCGAAGGGCGATGAAGCCGCCGTGGTGGAATCGGTGAAGGCTGCATCGGACGTCTATGCACCGGTTTCGGGCACCGTCGTCGAAGGCAACGCCGCCCTGGTCGACGATCCCGCGCTGGTGAACAGCTCGGCCGAAGAAGATGGCTGGTTCTTCCGCATCACCCTGTCCGACGCGTCGGAACTCGACGGGCTGATGGACGAAAACGCTTACAAGGCGTTCGTGGAAAAGCTGTGA
- the gcvPA gene encoding aminomethyl-transferring glycine dehydrogenase subunit GcvPA, with product MRYLPLTAEDRTAMLAKIGAKSIDDLFADVPAVAHLDGPVAGLPNHASELAVERHLTRLARQNLSASEAPFFLGCGAYKHHIPASVDHLIQRGEFLTAYTPYQPEIAQGTLQMLFEFQTQVARLFGCDVANASMYDGSTACWEAIVMARRVTKRGKAILSNGLHPHYVSVANTMAGFTGDVLETALPELDAAGDAEKLLGMIDKDTSCVVVQYPDILGRITDLEPIAAKAHENGALLIAVVTEPVALGAIKSPGEMGADIVVGEGQSLGVGLQFGGPYVGLFACKERFVRQMPGRLCGETVDAEGKRGFVLTLSTREQHIRREKATSNICTNAGLCALAFSIHMTLLGEEGLRDLAALNHARAVQAADVLAAVPGVELVNDSFFNEFTLKLSKPARPVVRQLAEQGILAGVSLGRLYPGEEALENALVVAVTETVTAEDVDALAAALKEVLA from the coding sequence ATGCGCTATTTGCCCCTCACTGCCGAGGATCGCACCGCGATGCTCGCCAAGATCGGCGCCAAGTCGATTGACGATCTGTTCGCCGATGTGCCGGCCGTCGCCCATCTCGACGGCCCGGTTGCCGGTCTGCCCAACCATGCCAGCGAACTGGCGGTCGAACGCCATCTGACCAGGCTCGCCCGGCAGAACCTCTCGGCCTCCGAAGCGCCGTTCTTCCTCGGCTGCGGCGCGTACAAGCATCATATCCCCGCATCGGTCGATCATCTCATCCAGCGCGGCGAGTTTCTGACGGCGTACACGCCCTATCAGCCGGAAATCGCGCAGGGCACGCTCCAGATGCTCTTCGAATTCCAGACTCAGGTCGCCCGCCTGTTCGGGTGCGACGTGGCGAACGCCTCGATGTACGACGGCTCCACCGCCTGCTGGGAAGCGATCGTCATGGCCCGCCGCGTCACCAAGCGCGGCAAGGCGATCCTCTCGAACGGTCTCCACCCGCATTATGTCTCGGTCGCCAACACCATGGCGGGCTTCACCGGCGATGTGCTCGAAACCGCGCTTCCCGAACTCGATGCCGCCGGCGACGCCGAAAAGCTTCTTGGCATGATCGACAAGGACACTTCCTGCGTCGTCGTCCAATATCCCGATATCCTCGGCCGGATCACCGATCTTGAACCGATCGCCGCCAAGGCGCACGAAAATGGCGCGCTCTTGATCGCGGTCGTCACCGAACCCGTGGCGCTCGGCGCGATCAAGTCGCCCGGCGAAATGGGCGCGGACATCGTCGTTGGCGAGGGGCAGTCGCTTGGCGTCGGCCTCCAGTTCGGTGGTCCCTATGTCGGCCTCTTCGCGTGCAAGGAACGCTTCGTCCGCCAGATGCCGGGTCGTCTCTGCGGTGAAACCGTCGATGCAGAGGGCAAGCGCGGCTTCGTGCTCACGCTCTCGACGCGCGAACAGCATATCCGCCGCGAAAAGGCGACGTCGAACATCTGCACCAACGCTGGGCTCTGTGCGCTCGCTTTCTCGATCCACATGACGCTTCTGGGCGAAGAGGGCTTGCGCGATCTCGCGGCGCTCAACCATGCCCGCGCGGTGCAGGCGGCCGATGTGCTCGCCGCGGTTCCCGGTGTCGAACTCGTGAACGACAGTTTCTTCAACGAATTCACGCTCAAGCTCAGCAAGCCCGCGCGCCCCGTCGTGCGCCAGCTTGCCGAACAGGGCATTTTGGCGGGCGTCTCGCTCGGCCGCCTCTATCCGGGTGAAGAGGCGCTTGAAAACGCGCTTGTGGTGGCTGTCACCGAAACGGTGACGGCGGAAGATGTCGATGCGCTGGCCGCAGCGCTCAAGGAGGTGCTGGCATGA